A section of the Methanosarcina mazei S-6 genome encodes:
- a CDS encoding 2-isopropylmalate synthase, with amino-acid sequence MYTLKEGIDFYIEPMQSKKVTVFDTTLRDGEQTPGVSLTSTQKLEIAHQLDKLGVDIIEAGFPISSEGDKESVKSISNAGLDTTVCGLARVLKKDIDACFESDVGLVHTFVPTSDVQRIYTIKKSREEVIQLAVEAVQYIKDHGLKCMFSAMDATRTDPEYLIEVFKAVQEAGCDIINVPDTVGVMVPSAMYRQIKGIAAEITIPIDVHCHNDFGLAVANSLMAVEAGASQVQVTINGIGERAGNADLSQTVMSLTSIYGAKTNIRTEYLVETSKMVENYTGIRLPPNTPVVGQNAFSHESGIHSQGVLEKSDTFEPGIMTPEMVGHRRRIVLGKHTGKHAVKQSLESAGIKTNDNQLDEIVIRIKEIANKGKQITDADLYAVASAVLGKASSEEELIKLKEVSVMTGNILTPTAVVKADIEGKEIIAARTGVGPVDAALHAVRDILGESNHFRLQDFRIDAITGGADALADVYIGLENEKGRIVTARSANPDIVMASVEALVNAMNLLYKKENKS; translated from the coding sequence GCTGGAAATTGCTCATCAACTTGACAAACTCGGGGTAGACATAATAGAAGCCGGATTTCCCATCTCTTCAGAAGGAGATAAAGAATCCGTAAAATCGATTTCTAATGCCGGGCTTGACACCACAGTTTGCGGACTGGCTCGTGTGCTGAAAAAAGATATCGATGCCTGTTTTGAAAGTGATGTTGGCCTTGTGCACACCTTCGTCCCTACCTCGGATGTACAGCGGATCTATACCATCAAAAAGAGCCGGGAAGAAGTCATTCAACTGGCTGTAGAAGCTGTCCAGTACATCAAAGACCACGGGCTGAAGTGCATGTTTTCCGCAATGGACGCCACCAGAACAGACCCTGAATACCTCATAGAGGTTTTCAAAGCGGTTCAGGAAGCAGGCTGCGACATCATCAACGTGCCGGATACTGTTGGCGTGATGGTCCCGTCTGCAATGTACAGGCAGATAAAAGGCATTGCAGCTGAAATAACGATTCCTATAGACGTGCACTGTCATAATGACTTCGGGCTTGCTGTGGCAAATAGCCTTATGGCTGTTGAAGCCGGGGCATCTCAGGTACAGGTCACCATAAACGGCATAGGAGAAAGGGCAGGAAATGCTGATCTTTCCCAGACAGTAATGAGCCTGACATCAATCTACGGTGCAAAAACCAATATCCGGACAGAATACCTTGTAGAAACCTCGAAAATGGTTGAAAACTATACAGGAATCAGGCTCCCTCCAAACACGCCTGTGGTGGGGCAAAACGCATTTTCCCATGAGTCAGGAATTCACAGTCAGGGAGTGCTTGAAAAATCCGACACCTTCGAACCAGGAATTATGACTCCGGAAATGGTTGGGCACAGACGGCGCATTGTCCTTGGTAAGCATACCGGCAAACATGCGGTCAAACAGTCCCTTGAGTCTGCCGGGATAAAAACCAATGATAATCAACTCGATGAAATTGTGATCAGGATTAAAGAAATCGCAAACAAAGGTAAACAGATAACAGATGCTGATCTTTATGCAGTTGCCTCTGCAGTTCTCGGTAAAGCGAGTTCTGAGGAAGAGCTGATCAAACTCAAAGAAGTATCCGTCATGACAGGAAACATCCTTACACCTACGGCTGTGGTTAAGGCAGATATTGAAGGAAAAGAAATCATTGCAGCAAGAACAGGAGTCGGTCCTGTGGACGCAGCCCTCCATGCCGTAAGAGACATTCTTGGCGAGAGTAATCATTTCAGACTCCAGGATTTCAGGATCGATGCTATCACAGGTGGGGCAGATGCCCTTGCCGATGTATACATAGGTCTGGAAAATGAAAAGGGAAGGATTGTAACAGCCCGGTCCGCAAATCCGGACATAGTAATGGCTTCCGTGGAAGCCCTTGTAAATGCTATGAACCTTCTCTATAAAAAAGAAAACAAAAGCTGA